One genomic region from Grus americana isolate bGruAme1 chromosome 15, bGruAme1.mat, whole genome shotgun sequence encodes:
- the HAPSTR1 gene encoding HUWE1-associated protein modifying stress responses, translating into MEDKKEEGEAEIQEHGPEHWFSKWERQCLAEAEQEEALAPELQDEAAAQPEHKQQKLWHLFQNSATAVAQLYKDRVCQQPGLSLWVPFQNAATAVTNLYKESVDVHQRSFDVGIQIGYQRRNKDVLAWVKKRRRTIRREDLISFLCGKVPPPRNSRAPPRLTVVSPNRATSTETSSSVETDLQPFREAIALHGLSGAMASISVRSSTPGSPTHVSSGSNASRRRNGLHDVDLNTFISEEMALHLDNGGTRKRTSAQCGDVITDSPTHKRNRMI; encoded by the exons ATGGAGGACAAGAAGGAGGAGGGCGAGGCGGAGATCCAGGAGCACGGGCCCGAGCACTGGTTCAGCAAGTGGGAGCGGCAGTGCCTGGCCGAGGCCGAGCAGGAGGAGGCGCTGGCCCCGGAGCTGCAGGACGAGGCGGCGGCGCAGCCCGAGCACAAACAGCAGAAGCTCTGGCACCTTTTCCAGAACTCGGCCACCGCCGTGGCGCAGCTCTACAAGG acCGGGTGTGCCAGCAGCCGGGGCTCTCTCTCTGGGTCCCCTTCCAGAACGCCGCCACTGCGGTTACCAACCTCTACAAAG AAAGTGTGGATGTCCATCAGCGAAGCTTTGATGTAGGAATTCAGATTGGCTATCAGCGTCGGAATAAGGATGTGTTAGCTTGGGTTAAAAAACGCAGAAGAACTATTCGTAGAGAAGACTTGATCAGCTTCCTATGTGGAAAAGTTCCTCCTCCAAGAAATTCTAGAGCTCCCCCAAGACTGACTGTAGTATCCCCTAACCGAGCTACTTCAACAGAAACTAGCTCATCTGTAGAGACTGATTTGCAACCCTTCCGTGAAGCCATAGCTCTGCATG gtCTTAGTGGTGCAATGGCTAGTATAAGTGTTCGCTCAAGTACCCCAGGCTCGCCCACTCACGTGAGCAGTGGCTCCAATGCTAGTCGAAGGAGAAATGGACTTCATGATGTTGATTTGAACACTTTCATATCAGAAGAAATGGCACTCCACTTGGACAATGGTGGAACTAGAAAGCGTACCTCAGCCCAGTGTGGCGATGTCATTACAGACTCACCAACTCATAAACGCAACAGAATGATCTAA